ggtaattgacagcatgccatcagtcaggatgtggcccagaagttaattgacatcagtcaggatgtggcccagaagttaattgacagcatgccatcagtcaggatgtggcccagaaggtaattgacagcatgccatcagtcagtatgtggcagattgcagaggtcttgaaaagaagggtcaacactgcaaatattgactctttgcatcaacttcatgtaattgtcaataaaagccctTGTACACGTATTACtgagggagaggtgtgtgtgtgtgtgtgtgagtacctctAGCGATCCTGAGTACTCTCATGATGCATATGATGTTAGGgttgatgggtgtgtgtgtgggtgtgtgtgtgagtacctctAGCGATCCTCAGTACTCTCATGATGCGTATGATGgtggggttggtgtgtgtgtgtgtgtgagtacctctAGCGATCCTCAGTACTCTCATGATGCGTATGATGGtggggttgatgtgtgtgtgtgtgtgtgtgtgtgagtacctctAGCGATCCTCAGTACTCTCATGATGCGTATGATGGTGGGgttgatgggtgtgtgtgtgtgtgtgtgtgtgtgtgagtacctctAGCGATCCTCAGTACTCTCATGATGCGTATGATGgtggggttggtgtgtgtgtgtgtgagtacctctAGCGATCCTCAGTACTCTCATGATGCGTATGATGGTGGGGTTGATGGGCAGGGACGCGTTGAGGTCAATCTCCTCCAGAGTGATGCCCATGACGGACAACAAAACGATGGCCAGGTCCAGCTGGTTCCACCTACACAGAGAACGTTTCATTGTGTATATAGAGTATTgaaagtgtggtgtgtgtgtgtatgca
This sequence is a window from Oncorhynchus keta strain PuntledgeMale-10-30-2019 unplaced genomic scaffold, Oket_V2 Un_contig_6847_pilon_pilon, whole genome shotgun sequence. Protein-coding genes within it:
- the LOC127926116 gene encoding voltage-dependent T-type calcium channel subunit alpha-1I-like gives rise to the protein MSMEHYNQPQYLEEGLKYCNYVFTLVFVIETVLKLIAFGLRRFFKERWNQLDLAIVLLSVMGITLEEIDLNASLPINPTIIRIMRVLRIARGTHTHTHQPHHHTHHESTEDR